Genomic segment of Marinitoga sp. 1197:
TATGGGACTTCAGGCCAGACTCATGTCTCAGGCTTTGAGAAAGTTGGCTGGTAGTGTAAATAAATCAAAAACTATAATCATCTTTATTAATCAAACACGTATGAAAATAGGAGTCGTTTATGGAAATCCAGAAACAACAGCCGGTGGTGTTGCACTAAAATTTTATTCTACAATAAGAATGGAAGTAAGAAAAGGTACAACATTAAGGGAAGGAAAGGATGCATATGGTAACGAAATAAATATTAAAGTTGTTAAAAACAAAGTTGCTCCTCCATTTAAAGAAGTTAAAGTAGATATGATTTATGGACAGGGATTGGCAAAAGAAAATGATATATTTAATTTAGCCGTTGCAAATGACATCGTAAAAAGAAGCGGAGCATGGTTTTCCTATACAGATTTAAAAGAAAATGAAATCAGTCTTGGACAGGGAAAAATAAAAGCTCTTGATTATTTGAAAAACAATTCCCATCTCTTGGTAGAAATCGAATACAGAATCAGGGAAAAACTGGGGCTTATTATACCCGATGATTTAAAAGAAAAAATAAAAAATAATAATGAGGCACAAAATGAAGAAAAAGAAGAAAATTGATCCTTTTGATGAAGATGCCGCACAAAAAAGTGCAATCAATTTATTGAAATATAGAAACAGATCTGAATATGAAATGAAACAAAGATTAATCGAAAAAGGTTTCGATGAAATCGTCGTCAATAATGTTATTTCTAAACTAAAAAAATATAAATTACTGGATGATGAGTTATTTGCGTATTTATATACATATGATAAACTCACCATAAACAAAAAAGGACCTTATATTATAAAAATGGAACTTTTAAACAAATTTCATATCAGTGAAAATATTACCGAAAATGCTATTGATAAAGTTTTAGAAGAAATAAATATAAAAGAAATAATTCGTAATATAATATTGTCTCAAAAAAAAGATAAAAGAAGAATTAAAGAATACCTTTTCAAAAGAGGTTTTGATATTTATCTAATTGAAGAGGTATTAGATGAACTTGGAGGTGAAAAATGATGGAAGTTTTATATATAGCTATAATAATAATTTTAGCAATTATGTCAGGAGTTTTATATAAAATAGGTTTGAATAAAGGATTAGAAAAAGGAAATAAAGAATTCATTGAAAAATTAAAATCAGAAAAAGAACAATTGAAAATGGAAATAGAAATAGCAAAAAGAGAAAAAGATGAAATATTGAGAAATGCAAAAAAAGAAGCTGACAATATTGTAAAATCAGCACTTATTGAAAGTAAAGAAGA
This window contains:
- a CDS encoding regulatory protein RecX, whose protein sequence is MKKKKKIDPFDEDAAQKSAINLLKYRNRSEYEMKQRLIEKGFDEIVVNNVISKLKKYKLLDDELFAYLYTYDKLTINKKGPYIIKMELLNKFHISENITENAIDKVLEEINIKEIIRNIILSQKKDKRRIKEYLFKRGFDIYLIEEVLDELGGEK
- the recA gene encoding recombinase RecA, which translates into the protein MAKKPAKKEPVNKEEMLDKLVKELEKNYGEGSIMILGKGLEEERKLDIVPSGVLSVDVALGVGGYPRGRIIEIYGNESSGKTTLALHSIAEVQKRGGIAAFIDAEHALDLEYAKKLGVNPDTLILSQPDFGEQALEIVDSIVRSNIVDLVVVDSVAALVPRAEIEGNMGDSHMGLQARLMSQALRKLAGSVNKSKTIIIFINQTRMKIGVVYGNPETTAGGVALKFYSTIRMEVRKGTTLREGKDAYGNEINIKVVKNKVAPPFKEVKVDMIYGQGLAKENDIFNLAVANDIVKRSGAWFSYTDLKENEISLGQGKIKALDYLKNNSHLLVEIEYRIREKLGLIIPDDLKEKIKNNNEAQNEEKEEN